In a genomic window of Aquila chrysaetos chrysaetos chromosome Z, bAquChr1.4, whole genome shotgun sequence:
- the LOC115337506 gene encoding uncharacterized protein LOC115337506 isoform X1 — protein sequence MPRGRAWTQAEVSSLLALVGSSGEATLLMASTSRPNEALWREISQGLAAAGYGRSVAQCRSKWKALKQAFHSERETRRRAGHHSPCLPPHYRAMKSIWKAAGRPVFGERRMPDLVKLPPRKRRSAPAAHPSSSPEPPEHDVGRDAPGMLLSPLLQCVKDEPESPASGDHVAGVLPVSPTMPHTGHCFPPLPLLGCHTALKQERAERKADFPGETSPGMQRGNQVLPVATTAPGSPGTAAMSEQPAAEGASDASLQGSSVAGLLQSVQQLLVQILQTSRQQQALLESLASDTVSHLHLLSHSLVQVGETLHQLLLRPQTHPGPLGHYVPHVPLFEGGPGVPCSPGASHTSPDHKEEPRVSPAAGCTPP from the exons ATGCCCCGCGGGCGAGCCTGGACGCAGGCGGAGGTCAGCAGCCTCCTGGCGCTGGTGGGGAGCTCCGGGGAGGCCACCCTGCTCATGGCTTCCACGTCGCGACCCAACGAGGCACTGTGGCGGGAGATCTCCCAGGGGCTGGCGGCGGCCGGCTACGGGCGCAGCGTGGCCCAGTGCCGCTCCAAGTGGAAGGCACTCAAGCAGGCTTTCCACTCTGAGCGGGAGACGCGCCGGAGGGCAGGACACCACTCGCCCTGCCTGCCCCCGCACTACCGAGCCATGAAGAGCATCTGGAAGGCGGCCGGGCGGCCCGTTTTCGGCGAGCGGAGGATGCCAG ACCTGGTGAAGCTGCCCCCCAGGAAGCGCAGGTCAGCCCCTGCTGCCCACCCTTCATCCTCGCCAGAGCCACCAG AGCACGATGTCGGCAGGGACGCCCCAGGCATGCTGCTGTCCCCTCTGCTGCAGTGTGTGAAGGACGAGCCAGAGAGCC CAGCCAGTGGGGACCACGTCGCTGGAGTGCTGCCCGTTTCCCCCACCATGCCAC ACACCGGTCActgcttccctccccttcccctcctgg GCTGTCACACTGCCCTGAAGCAGGAAAGAGCTGAGCGAAAGGCTG ATTTTCCTGGTGAGACGTCCCCGGGGATGCAAAGAGGAAACCAAGTGCTGCCAGTGGCCACCACAGCCCCGGGCTCCCCTGGGACAGCTGCCATGAGcgagcagccagcagcagaaggggCATCAGATGCAAGCCTGCAAG GCTCCAGCGTGGCAGGCTTGCTTCAGAGcgttcagcagctgctggtgcagATCCTGCAAACATCGCGGCAGCAGCAGGCGCTGCTGGAGAGCCTGGCCAGTGACACTGTCTcccacctccacctcctctcccacagCCTGGTGCAGGTGGGTGAGACcctgcaccagctcctgctccgGCCGCAGACCCACCCTGGCCCACTTGGTCACTACGTCCCCCACGTGCCCCTTTTTGAAGGTGGCCCCGGGGTGCCCTGCTCCCCAGGTGCTTCCCACACCTCCCCAGATCACAAAGAGGAGCCTCGGGTGTCCCCTGCTGCCGGCTGCACCCCGCCATGA
- the LOC115337506 gene encoding uncharacterized protein LOC115337506 isoform X3, producing the protein MPRGRAWTQAEVSSLLALVGSSGEATLLMASTSRPNEALWREISQGLAAAGYGRSVAQCRSKWKALKQAFHSERETRRRAGHHSPCLPPHYRAMKSIWKAAGRPVFGERRMPDLVKLPPRKRRSAPAAHPSSSPEPPEHDVGRDAPGMLLSPLLQCVKDEPESPASGDHVAGVLPVSPTMPRCHTALKQERAERKADFPGETSPGMQRGNQVLPVATTAPGSPGTAAMSEQPAAEGASDASLQGSSVAGLLQSVQQLLVQILQTSRQQQALLESLASDTVSHLHLLSHSLVQVGETLHQLLLRPQTHPGPLGHYVPHVPLFEGGPGVPCSPGASHTSPDHKEEPRVSPAAGCTPP; encoded by the exons ATGCCCCGCGGGCGAGCCTGGACGCAGGCGGAGGTCAGCAGCCTCCTGGCGCTGGTGGGGAGCTCCGGGGAGGCCACCCTGCTCATGGCTTCCACGTCGCGACCCAACGAGGCACTGTGGCGGGAGATCTCCCAGGGGCTGGCGGCGGCCGGCTACGGGCGCAGCGTGGCCCAGTGCCGCTCCAAGTGGAAGGCACTCAAGCAGGCTTTCCACTCTGAGCGGGAGACGCGCCGGAGGGCAGGACACCACTCGCCCTGCCTGCCCCCGCACTACCGAGCCATGAAGAGCATCTGGAAGGCGGCCGGGCGGCCCGTTTTCGGCGAGCGGAGGATGCCAG ACCTGGTGAAGCTGCCCCCCAGGAAGCGCAGGTCAGCCCCTGCTGCCCACCCTTCATCCTCGCCAGAGCCACCAG AGCACGATGTCGGCAGGGACGCCCCAGGCATGCTGCTGTCCCCTCTGCTGCAGTGTGTGAAGGACGAGCCAGAGAGCC CAGCCAGTGGGGACCACGTCGCTGGAGTGCTGCCCGTTTCCCCCACCATGCCAC GCTGTCACACTGCCCTGAAGCAGGAAAGAGCTGAGCGAAAGGCTG ATTTTCCTGGTGAGACGTCCCCGGGGATGCAAAGAGGAAACCAAGTGCTGCCAGTGGCCACCACAGCCCCGGGCTCCCCTGGGACAGCTGCCATGAGcgagcagccagcagcagaaggggCATCAGATGCAAGCCTGCAAG GCTCCAGCGTGGCAGGCTTGCTTCAGAGcgttcagcagctgctggtgcagATCCTGCAAACATCGCGGCAGCAGCAGGCGCTGCTGGAGAGCCTGGCCAGTGACACTGTCTcccacctccacctcctctcccacagCCTGGTGCAGGTGGGTGAGACcctgcaccagctcctgctccgGCCGCAGACCCACCCTGGCCCACTTGGTCACTACGTCCCCCACGTGCCCCTTTTTGAAGGTGGCCCCGGGGTGCCCTGCTCCCCAGGTGCTTCCCACACCTCCCCAGATCACAAAGAGGAGCCTCGGGTGTCCCCTGCTGCCGGCTGCACCCCGCCATGA
- the LOC115337506 gene encoding uncharacterized protein LOC115337506 isoform X2, with translation MPRGRAWTQAEVSSLLALVGSSGEATLLMASTSRPNEALWREISQGLAAAGYGRSVAQCRSKWKALKQAFHSERETRRRAGHHSPCLPPHYRAMKSIWKAAGRPVFGERRMPDLVKLPPRKRRSAPAAHPSSSPEPPEHDVGRDAPGMLLSPLLQCVKDEPESPSGDHVAGVLPVSPTMPHTGHCFPPLPLLGCHTALKQERAERKADFPGETSPGMQRGNQVLPVATTAPGSPGTAAMSEQPAAEGASDASLQGSSVAGLLQSVQQLLVQILQTSRQQQALLESLASDTVSHLHLLSHSLVQVGETLHQLLLRPQTHPGPLGHYVPHVPLFEGGPGVPCSPGASHTSPDHKEEPRVSPAAGCTPP, from the exons ATGCCCCGCGGGCGAGCCTGGACGCAGGCGGAGGTCAGCAGCCTCCTGGCGCTGGTGGGGAGCTCCGGGGAGGCCACCCTGCTCATGGCTTCCACGTCGCGACCCAACGAGGCACTGTGGCGGGAGATCTCCCAGGGGCTGGCGGCGGCCGGCTACGGGCGCAGCGTGGCCCAGTGCCGCTCCAAGTGGAAGGCACTCAAGCAGGCTTTCCACTCTGAGCGGGAGACGCGCCGGAGGGCAGGACACCACTCGCCCTGCCTGCCCCCGCACTACCGAGCCATGAAGAGCATCTGGAAGGCGGCCGGGCGGCCCGTTTTCGGCGAGCGGAGGATGCCAG ACCTGGTGAAGCTGCCCCCCAGGAAGCGCAGGTCAGCCCCTGCTGCCCACCCTTCATCCTCGCCAGAGCCACCAG AGCACGATGTCGGCAGGGACGCCCCAGGCATGCTGCTGTCCCCTCTGCTGCAGTGTGTGAAGGACGAGCCAGAGAGCC CCAGTGGGGACCACGTCGCTGGAGTGCTGCCCGTTTCCCCCACCATGCCAC ACACCGGTCActgcttccctccccttcccctcctgg GCTGTCACACTGCCCTGAAGCAGGAAAGAGCTGAGCGAAAGGCTG ATTTTCCTGGTGAGACGTCCCCGGGGATGCAAAGAGGAAACCAAGTGCTGCCAGTGGCCACCACAGCCCCGGGCTCCCCTGGGACAGCTGCCATGAGcgagcagccagcagcagaaggggCATCAGATGCAAGCCTGCAAG GCTCCAGCGTGGCAGGCTTGCTTCAGAGcgttcagcagctgctggtgcagATCCTGCAAACATCGCGGCAGCAGCAGGCGCTGCTGGAGAGCCTGGCCAGTGACACTGTCTcccacctccacctcctctcccacagCCTGGTGCAGGTGGGTGAGACcctgcaccagctcctgctccgGCCGCAGACCCACCCTGGCCCACTTGGTCACTACGTCCCCCACGTGCCCCTTTTTGAAGGTGGCCCCGGGGTGCCCTGCTCCCCAGGTGCTTCCCACACCTCCCCAGATCACAAAGAGGAGCCTCGGGTGTCCCCTGCTGCCGGCTGCACCCCGCCATGA
- the LOC115337506 gene encoding uncharacterized protein LOC115337506 isoform X4 produces MPRGRAWTQAEVSSLLALVGSSGEATLLMASTSRPNEALWREISQGLAAAGYGRSVAQCRSKWKALKQAFHSERETRRRAGHHSPCLPPHYRAMKSIWKAAGRPVFGERRMPDLVKLPPRKRRSAPAAHPSSSPEPPEHDVGRDAPGMLLSPLLQCVKDEPESPSGDHVAGVLPVSPTMPRCHTALKQERAERKADFPGETSPGMQRGNQVLPVATTAPGSPGTAAMSEQPAAEGASDASLQGSSVAGLLQSVQQLLVQILQTSRQQQALLESLASDTVSHLHLLSHSLVQVGETLHQLLLRPQTHPGPLGHYVPHVPLFEGGPGVPCSPGASHTSPDHKEEPRVSPAAGCTPP; encoded by the exons ATGCCCCGCGGGCGAGCCTGGACGCAGGCGGAGGTCAGCAGCCTCCTGGCGCTGGTGGGGAGCTCCGGGGAGGCCACCCTGCTCATGGCTTCCACGTCGCGACCCAACGAGGCACTGTGGCGGGAGATCTCCCAGGGGCTGGCGGCGGCCGGCTACGGGCGCAGCGTGGCCCAGTGCCGCTCCAAGTGGAAGGCACTCAAGCAGGCTTTCCACTCTGAGCGGGAGACGCGCCGGAGGGCAGGACACCACTCGCCCTGCCTGCCCCCGCACTACCGAGCCATGAAGAGCATCTGGAAGGCGGCCGGGCGGCCCGTTTTCGGCGAGCGGAGGATGCCAG ACCTGGTGAAGCTGCCCCCCAGGAAGCGCAGGTCAGCCCCTGCTGCCCACCCTTCATCCTCGCCAGAGCCACCAG AGCACGATGTCGGCAGGGACGCCCCAGGCATGCTGCTGTCCCCTCTGCTGCAGTGTGTGAAGGACGAGCCAGAGAGCC CCAGTGGGGACCACGTCGCTGGAGTGCTGCCCGTTTCCCCCACCATGCCAC GCTGTCACACTGCCCTGAAGCAGGAAAGAGCTGAGCGAAAGGCTG ATTTTCCTGGTGAGACGTCCCCGGGGATGCAAAGAGGAAACCAAGTGCTGCCAGTGGCCACCACAGCCCCGGGCTCCCCTGGGACAGCTGCCATGAGcgagcagccagcagcagaaggggCATCAGATGCAAGCCTGCAAG GCTCCAGCGTGGCAGGCTTGCTTCAGAGcgttcagcagctgctggtgcagATCCTGCAAACATCGCGGCAGCAGCAGGCGCTGCTGGAGAGCCTGGCCAGTGACACTGTCTcccacctccacctcctctcccacagCCTGGTGCAGGTGGGTGAGACcctgcaccagctcctgctccgGCCGCAGACCCACCCTGGCCCACTTGGTCACTACGTCCCCCACGTGCCCCTTTTTGAAGGTGGCCCCGGGGTGCCCTGCTCCCCAGGTGCTTCCCACACCTCCCCAGATCACAAAGAGGAGCCTCGGGTGTCCCCTGCTGCCGGCTGCACCCCGCCATGA
- the LOC115336945 gene encoding killer cell lectin-like receptor subfamily G member 1, producing the protein MEEGVTYADLRLPPTPAPQQPLRLPWCWAAISLALLSLLLLLAQIILAGLSFHYLGQQESCTHGPWSMEESLSYGQQTLQGRCQFCPAGWLWDAGRCYYFSSAKKSWEQSREDCCSKGAQLVTIRANTTLAFLVRAANMKVFHVGLKRDGSRSDWKWLDGTALKGLFPIQRSTSSYLACGRVSGLGLSGGLCGEALGWVCEQSAATLQWLRSSPPAFLWGNTTYTCVGP; encoded by the exons ATGGAAGAGGGGGTCACGTATGCTGATCTGCGTTTGCCCCCCACACCAG CTCCTCAGCAGCCACTGCGGCTGCCCTGGTGCTGGGCAGCCATCAGCCtggctctcctctccctgctgctcctgctggcacAAATCATCCTCGCTGGCTTGAGCTTCCACT ATTTAGGACAACAGGAGAGCTGCACCCATGGTCCGTGGAGCATGGAGGAGAGCCTCAGCTATGGGCAACAGACACTGCAAG GGAGATGCCAGTTCTGCCCGGCCGGCTGGCTCTGGGATGCAGGGCGGTGCTACTACTTCTCCTCTGCCAAaaagagctgggagcagagcagagaagacTGCTGCTCCAAAGGGGCACAGCTAGTCACCATCCGAGCCAACACCACCCTG GCTTTCCTGGTGCGCGCAGCCAACATGAAGGTGTTCCACGTGGGACTGAAGAGGGATGGCTCCAGGTCTGACTGGAAGTGGCTGGATGGCACCGCACTGAAGGG GCTCTTCCCAATCCAGCGCTCCACCAGCTCCTACCTGGCCTGCGGCAGGGTGTCAGGCCTGGGGCTGTCAGGGGGTCTGTGCGGGGAAGCCCTCGGCTGGGTCTGCGAGCAGAGCGCAGCCACCCTGCAGTGGCTCCGGTCCTCGCCCCCCGCCTTCCTCTGGGGAAACACCACCTACACCTGTGTGGGGCCGTGA
- the LOC115337233 gene encoding B-cell differentiation antigen CD72-like: MAQSVVYADLKFATAPPVPAPTCPAAPDEDDSPYENVPLGMVTAAPSPGRWHRRWRIPARLLAASLLLLLLLVATVALGACYWQVTRSLQDASREHAAEQGRLSQEVSAREQSLEQTRLELAWARAELQRAWREGNSSQLELGSARQELAVLEQEVQEVRGELRASESSVSSLRACVNTDCCPSGWVLYRSRCLFISVEKKTWWESYYDCMTKSARLLVQGDWLSWTVPVQSRGGCGTAGGWARWWGWAEPRGASSSGICRGAGVALRALGARPGGLRGGARPAPGLPGTRWALGMGRAVMFPLCARTSYGKVSNSYCFDDFPWICEKPPNLSSPSETVFPLLAKG, encoded by the exons ATGGCCCAGAGCGTGGTCTACGCCGACTTGAAGTTTGCCACAGCCCCGCCGGTCCCGGCCCCCacctgccccgcagcccccgaTGAGGACGACAGCCCCTATGAGAACGTGCCGCTGGGGATGGTGACGGCAGCGCCCAGCCCAG GGCGCTGGCACCGGCGTTGGCGCATCCCTGCAcggctgctggcagccagcctgctgctgctgctgctgctggtggccacCGTGGCCCTGGGGGCTTGCT ACTGGCAGGTCACCCGCAGCCTGCAGGATGCCTCCCGTGAGCACGCGGCCGAGCAGGGCCGCCTCTCGCAGGAGGTGAGCGCACgggagcagagcctggagcagACGCGGCTGGAGCTGGCGTGGGCCAGAGCGGAGCTGCAGCGAGCCTGGCGGGAGGGCAACAGcagccagctggagctggggagcgccaggcaggagctggctgtgctggagcaggaggtgcAGGAGGTGCGGGGGGAGCTCAGGGCCAGCGAGAGCTCCGTCAGCAGCCTGCGCGCCTGCGTGAATACAG ATTGCTGCCCCTCGGGCTGGGTGCTCTACAGGAGCAGGTGCCTCTTCATCTCGGTGGAGAAGAAGACCTGGTGGGAGAGCTATTACGACTGCATGACGAAATCCGCTCGGCTGCTGGTGCAAGGCGACTGGCTGTCGTGGACGGTGCCGGTACAGAGCAGGGGGGGCTGCGGCACCGCAGGAGGGTGGGCGCGATGgtggggctgggcagagccccgtggggccagcagcagcggcatctgcagaggtgctggggtGGCACTGCGAGCCCTGGGTGCCCGCCCCGGTGGGCTGCGGGGAGGAGCAcggccggccccggggctcccGGGTACCAGGTGGGCACTGGGCATGGGGCGGGCAGTCATG TTCCCACTCTGTGCAAGAACATCCTATGGAAAGGTAAGCAACTCCTACTGCTTTGATGATTTTCCATGGATCTGTGAGAAGCCCCCAAATCTGAGCAGCCCATCAGAGACCGTCTTTCCTCTCCTGGCCAAGGGGTGA
- the LOC115336994 gene encoding B-cell differentiation antigen CD72-like isoform X2 produces the protein MAQSVVYADLKFATAPPVPAPTCPAAPDEDDSPYENVPLGMVTAAPSPDWQVTRSLQDASREHAAEQGRLSQEVSAREQSLEQTRLELAWARAELQRAWREGNSSQLELGSARQELAVLEQEVQEVRGELRASESSVSSLRACVNTDCCPSGWVLYRSRCLFISVEKKTWWESYYDCMTKSARLLVQGDWLSWTVPHFVQVHGAMYWIGAKVSPDMKSSIVWLDSKPFYLYDRSGDCGISSNGKIESSKCVKRYQWICEQPPKLSSASKTLLPLLIEE, from the exons ATGGCCCAGAGCGTGGTCTACGCCGACTTGAAGTTTGCCACAGCCCCGCCGGTCCCGGCCCCCacctgccccgcagcccccgaTGAGGACGACAGCCCCTATGAGAACGTGCCGCTGGGGATGGTGACGGCAGCGCCCAGCCCAG ACTGGCAGGTCACCCGCAGCCTGCAGGATGCCTCCCGTGAGCACGCGGCCGAGCAGGGCCGCCTCTCGCAGGAGGTGAGCGCACgggagcagagcctggagcagACGCGGCTGGAGCTGGCGTGGGCCAGAGCGGAGCTGCAGCGAGCCTGGCGGGAGGGCAACAGcagccagctggagctggggagcgccaggcaggagctggctgtgctggagcaggaggtgcAGGAGGTGCGGGGGGAGCTCAGGGCCAGCGAGAGCTCCGTCAGCAGCCTGCGCGCCTGCGTGAATACAG ATTGCTGCCCCTCGGGCTGGGTGCTCTACAGGAGCAGGTGCCTCTTCATCTCGGTGGAGAAGAAGACCTGGTGGGAGAGCTATTACGACTGCATGACGAAATCCGCTCGGCTGCTGGTGCAAGGCGACTGGCTGTCGTGGACGGTGCCG CATTTTGTGCAGGTGCACGGTGCCATGTACTGGATTGGAGCAAAAGTTTCTCCTGACATGAAGAGTTCTATTGTATGGCTGGACAGCAAGCCGTTTTACTT GTACGACCGTTCTGGAGACTGCGGAATATCATCTAATGGGAAAATAGAGAGTTCAAAATGTGTGAAAAGGTACCAGTGGATCTGCGAGCAGCCTCCGAAGCTGAGCAGCGCATCCAAgaccctccttcctctcctgatCGAGGAGTGA
- the LOC115336994 gene encoding B-cell differentiation antigen CD72-like isoform X1 has translation MAQSVVYADLKFATAPPVPAPTCPAAPDEDDSPYENVPLGMVTAAPSPGRWHRRWRIPARLLAASLLLLLLLAATVALGACYWQVTRSLQDASREHAAEQGRLSQEVSAREQSLEQTRLELAWARAELQRAWREGNSSQLELGSARQELAVLEQEVQEVRGELRASESSVSSLRACVNTDCCPSGWVLYRSRCLFISVEKKTWWESYYDCMTKSARLLVQGDWLSWTVPHFVQVHGAMYWIGAKVSPDMKSSIVWLDSKPFYLYDRSGDCGISSNGKIESSKCVKRYQWICEQPPKLSSASKTLLPLLIEE, from the exons ATGGCCCAGAGCGTGGTCTACGCCGACTTGAAGTTTGCCACAGCCCCGCCGGTCCCGGCCCCCacctgccccgcagcccccgaTGAGGACGACAGCCCCTATGAGAACGTGCCGCTGGGGATGGTGACGGCAGCGCCCAGCCCAG GGCGCTGGCACCGGCGTTGGCGCATCCCTGCAcggctgctggcagccagcctgctgctgctgctgctgctggcggcCACCGTGGCCCTGGGGGCTTGCT ACTGGCAGGTCACCCGCAGCCTGCAGGATGCCTCCCGTGAGCACGCGGCCGAGCAGGGCCGCCTCTCGCAGGAGGTGAGCGCACgggagcagagcctggagcagACGCGGCTGGAGCTGGCGTGGGCCAGAGCGGAGCTGCAGCGAGCCTGGCGGGAGGGCAACAGcagccagctggagctggggagcgccaggcaggagctggctgtgctggagcaggaggtgcAGGAGGTGCGGGGGGAGCTCAGGGCCAGCGAGAGCTCCGTCAGCAGCCTGCGCGCCTGCGTGAATACAG ATTGCTGCCCCTCGGGCTGGGTGCTCTACAGGAGCAGGTGCCTCTTCATCTCGGTGGAGAAGAAGACCTGGTGGGAGAGCTATTACGACTGCATGACGAAATCCGCTCGGCTGCTGGTGCAAGGCGACTGGCTGTCGTGGACGGTGCCG CATTTTGTGCAGGTGCACGGTGCCATGTACTGGATTGGAGCAAAAGTTTCTCCTGACATGAAGAGTTCTATTGTATGGCTGGACAGCAAGCCGTTTTACTT GTACGACCGTTCTGGAGACTGCGGAATATCATCTAATGGGAAAATAGAGAGTTCAAAATGTGTGAAAAGGTACCAGTGGATCTGCGAGCAGCCTCCGAAGCTGAGCAGCGCATCCAAgaccctccttcctctcctgatCGAGGAGTGA
- the CD72 gene encoding B-cell differentiation antigen CD72, whose protein sequence is MAQSVVYADLRFAKVMGGRSMASQALEAALGMDEAESPYENMQSAPAGQDGDGAQPSPGLWSRRLCIPVGLLVTCLLLLVVTVALGACYWQVTRSLQDASREHAAEQGRLSQEVSAREQSLEQTRLELAWARAELQRAWREGNSSQLELGSLNAELGRTKGILGRMEKEMQEVQRELNNSESTVAILRSCTAIDCCPSGWLLYRGKCLFISSEKKTWEDSRDECDKKYSQLLVTKSWNRWTVPAFLKNADIPYWIGLQKGSFPWYEYGWLEEEDPDGDGVSDAWFWVDGSLYERPWQSKSNGSCAIISRGNIKPAQCAGPDDLHLWICEKAAGPSSPFMG, encoded by the exons ATGGCCCAGAGCGTGGTTTATGCTGACTTGAGGTTTGCCAAGGTGATGGGGGGCCGGAGCATGGCCAGCCAGGCGCTGGAGGCAG CCCTTGGCATGGATGAAGCGGAGAGCCCCTACGAGAACATGCAGTCGGCACCAGCGGGGCAGGACGGGGATGGGGCCCAGCCTAGCCCAG GGCTCTGGTCCCGGCGGTTGTGCATCCCTGTGGGGCTACTGGTAAcatgcctgctgctgctggtggtcaCTGTGGCCCTGGGGGCTTGCT aCTGGCAGGTCACCCGCAGCCTGCAGGACGCCTCCCGTGAGCACGCGGCCGAGCAGGGCCGCCTCTCGCAGGAGGTGAGCGCACgggagcagagcctggagcagACGCGGCTGGAGCTGGCGTGGGCCAGAGCGGAGCTGCAGCGAGCCTGGCGGGAGGGCAACAGcagccagctggagctggggagccTGAACGCCGAGCTGGGGCGCACCAAGGGGATCCtggggaggatggagaaggagaTGCAGGAGGTGCAGAGGGAGCTCAACAACAGCGAGAGCACCGTGGCCATCCTGCGCTCCTGCACGGCTATAG ATTGCTGCCCTTCTGGCTGGCTGCTGTACAGGGGCAAGTGCCTCTTCATCTCCTCAGAGAAGAAGACATGGGAGGACAGCAGAGATGAGTGTGACAAGAAATATTCTCAGCTCCTGGTCACCAAATCCTGGAATCGCTGGACTGTGCCG GCTTTCCTGAAGAACGCAGACATCCCATACTGGATCGGGCTGCAGAAGGGCAGCTTCCCCTGGTACGAATATGGctggctggaggaagaggaccCGGATGGTGATGGGGTGTCGGATGCCTGGTTCTGGGTGGACGGCTCCCTTTACGAAAG GCCATGGCAGTCAAAGTCAAACGGATCCTGTGCCATAATAAGCCGCGGGAACATCAAACCCGCTCAGTGCGCCGGTCCCGATGACCTGCACCTCTGGATCTGTGAGAAGGCGGCAGGGCCGAGCTCCCCTTTCATGGGGTGA